The sequence below is a genomic window from Rhodothermales bacterium.
GAACAAAAAACGCATGAGTGACCTCGTTGGGTGGTGATTCGGGTCTACTTGATGTGGCAGGTCAGGCAGAGGCTGCTGCCGCTGTTGTTGATGCGAAGCAGCGGCGAGTTGGTGTTGTTGTGCGGATTGTGGCAACTGGCGCACTGCACCTTCTCGCCCAGCGACGTCGGATCGACGAACAGCTTCACGCCGGCGGCGCGCACCGAGGCGACGGCGTTGAAGGCGGGGTCCTGACCGGGATCGAACACGACCGAGATCGGGTGGTCGTTGCGGAGGTCGGTATCGAGCAGCGCATTGCTGCTGGCCGGCATGGTGTTGGTCCCGGGCGTCGATCCCGGTACGCCGCCGCCATACGAATTCGGGGCATTGACGACGACGTCGAGGCCGATCGTCCCGTCGTGGCAGCTGAGGCACGCGAGCGACGTGCCGCTGGGCTGCGCATCCACGTTCATGTCGATCGTCGAGCTGTGGTTGGCGTCGTACATGTTGTAGGTGGCCGACGAGAAGTTGCGGTTCCACAGCGGCGCGCTGATGCTGCCGGTATGCGGCGTGTGGCAATAGACGCACACCTCGCCGTAGTCGACCAGATTGTTGCCCACCGTGGGGTCGTTGCCGCCCGAGAGGAGCGACAGGTTATGCTTCGTGTTCGACACATTGTCGGTTTGCGCCAGCGTATCCAGCGGCGACGCGAGCAGGCCGGCGCACAGCAGCAGGCCGGCCAGCGCCCGCGAAACGAATGGAGGGTTGGAGTACGGCATCATGCGTATCGGTGGCTTGAAGTGGGTTGAACAGGTCTAATGATTTCCCTGGCTGGCAGGGATCAGGGGATCCGTCGCCGGCGCGTCGGGCGACGGGTGATACTGGTAGATCTGGATGCGGCTGTTGTAGCGATCCGCCACGT
It includes:
- a CDS encoding cytochrome c3 family protein, which gives rise to MMPYSNPPFVSRALAGLLLCAGLLASPLDTLAQTDNVSNTKHNLSLLSGGNDPTVGNNLVDYGEVCVYCHTPHTGSISAPLWNRNFSSATYNMYDANHSSTIDMNVDAQPSGTSLACLSCHDGTIGLDVVVNAPNSYGGGVPGSTPGTNTMPASSNALLDTDLRNDHPISVVFDPGQDPAFNAVASVRAAGVKLFVDPTSLGEKVQCASCHNPHNNTNSPLLRINNSGSSLCLTCHIK